A genome region from Streptomyces pratensis includes the following:
- a CDS encoding beta-class carbonic anhydrase: MSTSAQTSAETGSATPAAGTVTDRLVELNTSYAEAFTDPGMDARPVLKVAVVACMDARLDLHRALGLELGDCHTIRNAGGVVTDDVIRSLTISQRALGTRSVVLIHHTNCGMESITEEFRKDLEFEVGQRPAWAVEAYTDADQDVRQSMQRVRTSPFLLHTDDIRGFVFDVTTGKLREIPPTS; the protein is encoded by the coding sequence ATGTCGACTTCTGCGCAGACTTCCGCCGAGACCGGTTCCGCCACTCCCGCCGCAGGGACGGTCACCGACCGCCTGGTCGAACTGAACACGAGTTACGCGGAGGCGTTCACCGACCCGGGCATGGACGCGAGGCCCGTACTCAAGGTCGCCGTGGTCGCCTGCATGGACGCCCGCCTCGACCTCCACCGCGCACTCGGCCTGGAGCTCGGCGACTGTCACACCATCCGCAACGCGGGCGGTGTGGTCACCGACGACGTCATCCGGTCACTGACGATCAGCCAGCGTGCGCTCGGTACCCGCAGCGTCGTGCTCATCCACCACACGAACTGCGGCATGGAATCGATCACCGAGGAGTTCCGGAAGGATCTGGAGTTCGAGGTCGGTCAGCGCCCGGCCTGGGCGGTGGAGGCCTACACGGACGCCGACCAGGACGTACGGCAGTCGATGCAGCGCGTGCGCACCTCACCGTTCCTCCTGCACACGGACGACATCCGCGGCTTCGTCTTCGACGTGACCACGGGCAAGCTGCGCGAGATCCCGCCCACCTCCTGA
- a CDS encoding peptidoglycan D,D-transpeptidase FtsI family protein, translated as MPSKEPPRRRVPGPARSRNVAGGSGRPRPAARPEARRPAARKRRGGSPQSIKLGSPRPRLRLISLCLTLVMLAFVVRLLQVQAVDADTYSAKAEKNRYLEYTIAAERGEITDRSGIALATSVDAHDITADPKLFTPEDSKAPDAPQQAAALLAPILGKDEAELAKKLSTPKSRYTVLARRQTPQVWKQIKDLKSVFAEKAAEDKVNGGPGANVLAGVLQEPTTKRVYPNGDLAAGILGFVNAEGKGGGGLEAQLNKRLQGEDGKIRYAQAGGRPVPTAGSTETPAVAGTDVELTIDRDIQWAAQRAIADQVEKSEADRGYVVVQNTRTGEVLAMANAPGYDPNDLAQSDSAALGNAALQDVYEPGSTSKVMSMAAVLEEGAATPGTHVTVPNRLHRGDRLFRDDIDHPTWYLTLNGVLAKSSNIGTILATGQLGKTQAEANKVLYSYLRKFGIGSTTGLDYPGESPGIIAKPQDWSTSQQYTIPFGQGLSLNAMQAASVYQAIANGGVRIEPTLVRGTKDADGRYTASEAPERTRVVSEKTAKTLAKMLESVVDDEEGTGTKAHIQGYRVAGKTGTANRVDPVRGVYKGYTASFAGFAPADDPQIAVYCAIQNPTKGSYFGGQICGPIYKKVMEFALKTLQTPPSGSAPARLPVSFKPGE; from the coding sequence GTGCCGTCCAAGGAACCGCCGCGCCGCCGAGTACCCGGCCCCGCGCGCTCCCGTAACGTGGCAGGCGGATCGGGACGCCCGCGTCCCGCCGCCCGCCCCGAGGCCCGGCGCCCGGCGGCGAGGAAGCGGCGCGGCGGCTCCCCGCAGTCCATCAAGCTGGGCAGCCCACGCCCCCGGCTGCGCCTGATCAGCCTCTGCCTCACCCTCGTCATGCTGGCGTTCGTCGTCCGGCTCCTCCAGGTCCAGGCGGTCGACGCCGACACGTACTCGGCCAAGGCCGAGAAGAACCGCTACCTGGAGTACACGATCGCCGCCGAACGCGGCGAGATCACCGACCGCAGCGGTATCGCCCTGGCCACCAGCGTCGACGCGCACGACATCACCGCCGACCCGAAGCTGTTCACGCCCGAGGACAGCAAGGCCCCGGACGCCCCGCAGCAGGCCGCGGCGCTGCTCGCCCCGATCCTCGGCAAGGACGAGGCGGAGCTCGCGAAGAAGCTCTCCACCCCCAAGAGCCGCTACACGGTGCTGGCACGGCGGCAGACCCCACAGGTCTGGAAGCAGATCAAGGACCTCAAGTCCGTCTTCGCGGAGAAGGCGGCCGAGGACAAGGTGAACGGAGGGCCCGGGGCCAACGTGCTGGCCGGAGTCCTCCAGGAGCCCACCACCAAGCGTGTGTACCCCAACGGTGACCTCGCCGCCGGGATACTGGGATTCGTCAACGCCGAGGGCAAGGGCGGCGGCGGTCTGGAGGCGCAGCTGAACAAGCGGCTCCAGGGCGAGGACGGCAAGATCCGCTACGCCCAGGCGGGCGGCCGTCCCGTACCGACCGCCGGCTCCACGGAGACCCCGGCCGTCGCCGGCACCGACGTCGAGCTGACCATCGACCGCGACATCCAGTGGGCCGCCCAGCGGGCCATCGCCGACCAGGTCGAGAAGTCGGAGGCGGACCGCGGCTACGTGGTCGTCCAGAACACGAGGACCGGTGAGGTACTGGCCATGGCCAACGCTCCCGGCTACGACCCGAACGACCTCGCCCAGAGCGATTCGGCCGCGCTGGGCAACGCGGCACTCCAGGACGTGTACGAACCCGGCTCCACCAGCAAGGTGATGTCCATGGCCGCCGTGCTGGAGGAGGGGGCGGCCACGCCCGGTACGCACGTCACCGTCCCCAACAGGCTGCACCGGGGCGACCGGCTCTTCCGGGACGACATCGACCACCCCACCTGGTACCTCACACTCAACGGCGTACTCGCCAAATCGAGCAACATCGGCACCATCCTGGCCACCGGCCAGCTCGGGAAGACCCAGGCAGAGGCCAACAAGGTCCTGTACTCGTACCTGCGGAAGTTCGGCATCGGCAGCACCACCGGGCTCGACTACCCGGGCGAGTCGCCGGGCATCATCGCCAAGCCCCAGGACTGGTCGACCTCGCAGCAGTACACGATCCCGTTCGGCCAGGGCCTGTCGCTCAACGCGATGCAGGCCGCCTCGGTCTACCAGGCCATCGCCAACGGCGGGGTCCGGATCGAGCCGACCCTGGTCCGCGGCACCAAGGACGCGGACGGCCGCTACACGGCGTCCGAGGCCCCCGAGCGCACCCGGGTGGTCAGTGAGAAGACGGCCAAGACCCTGGCGAAGATGCTGGAGTCGGTGGTGGACGACGAGGAGGGCACCGGGACCAAGGCCCACATCCAGGGCTACCGGGTCGCGGGCAAGACGGGCACCGCCAACCGTGTCGACCCCGTACGCGGCGTCTACAAGGGCTACACGGCGTCCTTCGCGGGCTTCGCCCCGGCCGACGATCCGCAGATCGCCGTCTACTGCGCCATCCAGAACCCCACCAAGGGCAGCTACTTCGGCGGCCAGATCTGCGGCCCGATCTACAAGAAGGTCATGGAGTTCGCCCTGAAGACCCTCCAGACACCTCCATCCGGCAGCGCTCCCGCCCGTCTGCCCGTGTCCTTCAAGCCCGGCGAGTGA
- a CDS encoding UDP-N-acetylmuramoyl-L-alanyl-D-glutamate--2,6-diaminopimelate ligase: MTTITPDPGNRNEKYRNPGPSLRERPGPPGTLTAVPHADQCQTTQKDAPVTYPGAPRPDRLRPTSLGDLAARLGAGPQDSVEVTGITHDSRAVRPGDVYAALPGARFHGADFSAQAAGLGAAAILTDPAGAERAAATGLPVLVTEDPRGRMGEIAAEIYGRPGVGLLQIGITGTSGKTTTAYLVEGGLRGAGRSTGLIGTVEMRIGDERIKSERTTPEATDLQALFAVMRERGVEAVAMEVSSHALVLGRVDGCVFDVAVFNNLSPEHMEFHSGMEDYFQAKAQLFTPERSKLGVVNFDDEYGRRLVKEATVPVVTFSAEGHPDADWRAEGVEVGPQDSSFTVTGPQGERITARAPLPGPFNVANTLAAIVTLAVAGVDPQTAADGIAAVPGVPGRLERVDAGQPYLAVVDYAHKTDAVESVLRSLQKVTEGRVHIVLGCGGDRDTTKRGPMGAAAARLADTAVLTSDNPRSEDPLAILAAMLSGAAEVPVHERGDVLVDADRAAAIAAAVARAEPGDTVLVAGKGHEQGQDVHGVVRPFDDRKVLREAIEGSLGRTGAAHASEDRAHTHENNSQG; this comes from the coding sequence GTGACGACCATCACCCCCGATCCCGGGAACCGGAACGAGAAGTACCGCAACCCCGGCCCCTCACTTCGCGAGAGGCCCGGTCCGCCCGGTACGCTCACCGCCGTGCCCCACGCTGATCAGTGTCAAACCACTCAGAAGGACGCGCCTGTGACCTACCCGGGAGCGCCCCGGCCGGACCGGCTGCGGCCCACGTCCCTCGGAGACCTGGCCGCCCGGCTCGGTGCCGGACCGCAGGATTCCGTTGAGGTCACCGGCATCACCCACGACTCCCGGGCCGTGCGCCCCGGTGACGTGTACGCGGCCCTGCCAGGTGCCCGCTTCCACGGTGCCGACTTCTCCGCACAGGCCGCGGGTCTCGGTGCCGCCGCGATCCTCACCGACCCCGCGGGCGCCGAGCGTGCCGCCGCCACCGGCCTCCCGGTCCTCGTCACCGAGGACCCGCGCGGCCGGATGGGCGAGATCGCGGCCGAGATCTACGGACGGCCGGGCGTCGGCCTCCTCCAGATCGGCATCACCGGAACGTCAGGCAAGACCACCACGGCGTACCTCGTCGAGGGTGGACTGCGCGGCGCCGGACGCAGCACCGGCCTGATCGGCACCGTCGAGATGCGGATCGGCGACGAGCGGATCAAGTCGGAGCGCACCACCCCCGAAGCCACCGACCTCCAGGCCCTCTTCGCCGTCATGCGCGAACGCGGCGTCGAGGCGGTCGCCATGGAGGTCTCCAGCCACGCCCTGGTGCTCGGACGGGTCGACGGCTGTGTCTTCGACGTCGCCGTGTTCAACAACCTCAGCCCGGAGCACATGGAGTTCCACTCCGGGATGGAGGACTACTTCCAGGCCAAGGCGCAGCTGTTCACCCCGGAGCGCAGCAAGCTCGGTGTCGTCAACTTCGACGACGAGTACGGCCGCAGGCTGGTGAAGGAGGCGACCGTTCCGGTCGTCACCTTCTCCGCCGAGGGCCACCCGGACGCCGACTGGCGGGCCGAGGGCGTCGAGGTCGGCCCCCAGGACAGCAGCTTCACCGTGACCGGCCCCCAGGGCGAGCGCATCACCGCCAGGGCTCCGCTCCCCGGCCCGTTCAACGTCGCCAACACCCTCGCCGCGATCGTCACGCTGGCGGTCGCGGGCGTCGACCCGCAGACCGCCGCCGACGGCATCGCCGCCGTCCCGGGTGTCCCCGGCCGGCTGGAACGCGTCGACGCCGGACAGCCGTACCTCGCTGTCGTCGACTACGCGCACAAGACCGACGCCGTCGAATCCGTCCTGCGCTCCCTGCAGAAGGTCACCGAGGGCCGGGTGCACATCGTGCTCGGCTGCGGCGGCGACCGTGACACGACGAAGCGCGGTCCGATGGGCGCGGCTGCGGCCAGGCTCGCCGACACCGCCGTACTGACCTCAGACAACCCCCGCTCCGAGGACCCCCTCGCGATCCTCGCCGCGATGCTCTCCGGCGCGGCCGAGGTGCCGGTCCACGAGCGCGGCGACGTGCTCGTCGACGCCGACCGGGCCGCGGCCATCGCCGCCGCCGTCGCCCGGGCCGAGCCGGGCGACACCGTTCTGGTGGCCGGAAAGGGACACGAGCAGGGCCAGGACGTCCACGGAGTGGTACGTCCCTTCGACGACCGGAAGGTCCTGCGCGAGGCCATCGAGGGCTCCCTCGGGCGCACCGGCGCCGCGCACGCCTCCGAGGACCGCGCACACACCCATGAGAACAACAGTCAGGGATGA
- the murD gene encoding UDP-N-acetylmuramoyl-L-alanine--D-glutamate ligase, protein MGSQEVSNVDWQGKHVTVAGLGVSGIPAARALHERGALVTVVNDGDDERSRAQAAELEALGITVRLGDGATLPESTELVVTAPGWKPDKPLFLAAAEADVPVWGDVELAWRLRAPDAAPWLAVTGTNGKTTTVRMLASILEAEGLRTAAVGNIGVSLLDAVLGDEEYDVLAVELSSYQLHWAPSLRAHSGAVLNLAPDHLDWHGSMAGYAADKGRIYEGNSIACVYNAQDQATEDLVREADVEEGCRAIGFTLGTPGPSQLGVVDGILVDRAFVANRQKQAQELAEVGDVNPPAPHNIANALAAAALARAFGVQPAAVRDGLRAFRPDAHRIEHVADVAGVTYIDDSKATNTHAAEASLAAYEPIVWIAGGLAKGATFDELVTGAAKRLRGVVLMGADRALIREALARHAPEVPVVDLDRTDTGAMSAAVREAARLALPGDTVLLAPACASMDMFVNYNKRGEAFADAVRELADESA, encoded by the coding sequence ATGGGCAGCCAAGAAGTGAGCAACGTGGACTGGCAGGGCAAGCACGTCACGGTCGCCGGGCTCGGCGTCAGCGGTATCCCCGCCGCCCGCGCCCTGCACGAGCGGGGCGCCCTCGTCACCGTCGTCAACGACGGCGACGACGAGCGCTCCCGCGCCCAGGCAGCCGAGCTGGAGGCGCTCGGGATCACCGTGCGCCTCGGCGACGGCGCGACCCTGCCCGAGTCCACCGAGCTCGTCGTCACGGCACCCGGATGGAAGCCGGACAAGCCGCTCTTCCTCGCAGCCGCCGAGGCGGACGTCCCCGTCTGGGGCGACGTCGAACTCGCCTGGCGGCTGCGAGCCCCCGACGCCGCGCCCTGGCTCGCCGTCACCGGCACCAACGGCAAGACCACGACCGTGCGGATGCTCGCCTCCATCCTCGAAGCGGAGGGCCTGCGCACGGCCGCCGTCGGCAACATCGGGGTCTCCCTGCTGGACGCGGTGCTCGGCGACGAGGAGTACGACGTACTCGCCGTCGAGCTCTCCAGCTACCAGCTCCACTGGGCGCCCTCGCTGCGGGCGCACTCCGGGGCCGTGCTCAACCTGGCCCCGGACCATCTCGACTGGCACGGCTCCATGGCCGGCTACGCCGCCGACAAGGGCCGGATCTACGAAGGCAACAGCATCGCCTGCGTCTACAACGCGCAGGACCAGGCGACGGAGGACCTCGTGCGCGAGGCGGACGTCGAGGAGGGCTGCCGGGCCATCGGCTTCACCCTCGGTACGCCCGGTCCCTCACAGCTCGGGGTGGTCGACGGCATCCTCGTCGACCGGGCCTTCGTCGCCAACCGCCAGAAGCAGGCCCAGGAGCTCGCCGAGGTCGGCGACGTCAATCCGCCGGCACCCCACAACATCGCCAACGCCCTGGCCGCGGCGGCGCTGGCCCGCGCGTTCGGCGTGCAGCCCGCCGCCGTGCGCGACGGGCTGCGGGCCTTCCGCCCCGACGCCCATCGCATCGAGCACGTCGCCGACGTCGCCGGCGTCACGTACATCGACGACTCCAAGGCCACCAACACCCACGCCGCCGAAGCCAGCCTCGCGGCCTACGAACCGATCGTCTGGATCGCCGGCGGCCTGGCCAAGGGCGCCACCTTCGACGAACTGGTCACCGGTGCCGCGAAGCGCCTGCGGGGCGTCGTGCTGATGGGCGCCGACCGGGCACTGATCCGCGAAGCCCTGGCGCGACACGCCCCCGAGGTACCGGTGGTCGACCTCGACCGGACCGACACTGGGGCGATGTCCGCAGCGGTCCGCGAAGCGGCACGGCTGGCCCTGCCGGGTGACACCGTCCTGCTGGCCCCGGCCTGTGCCTCGATGGACATGTTCGTCAACTACAACAAGCGGGGCGAGGCGTTCGCGGACGCGGTCCGCGAACTCGCCGACGAGAGCGCCTGA
- a CDS encoding FtsB family cell division protein, whose product MTGTAEQMKGRAGRLARLMPSGPSTAARTPFVLLVVLLLAGGLISLLLLNSALNEGSFRLSKLKRQTTELTDEQQALQRDVDSYSEPDALERRARELGMVPGGSPAFLDPDGTVRGVPERATAQPDPTPTPTPTPTPTPAPEPGTNAGGPAGPAAPSGSATPSPSVSPATPATTPTTPPPTSSGR is encoded by the coding sequence GTGACCGGGACGGCCGAGCAGATGAAGGGGCGGGCCGGCCGGCTCGCCCGGCTGATGCCGTCGGGGCCGAGCACCGCCGCCCGTACCCCCTTCGTCCTGCTGGTCGTGCTGCTGCTCGCCGGTGGCCTGATCTCGCTCCTGCTGCTGAACTCCGCGCTCAATGAAGGATCGTTCAGGCTGAGCAAGCTTAAGAGGCAGACCACCGAGCTCACCGACGAGCAGCAGGCCCTCCAGCGGGACGTCGACAGCTATTCCGAACCCGACGCGCTGGAACGCCGGGCCAGGGAGCTCGGCATGGTGCCGGGCGGCAGCCCCGCCTTCCTGGACCCGGACGGCACTGTCCGCGGAGTGCCCGAGCGGGCCACCGCGCAGCCTGACCCCACCCCCACACCCACCCCCACACCCACCCCCACTCCCGCTCCCGAGCCCGGGACGAACGCCGGCGGGCCCGCCGGACCGGCAGCTCCCTCCGGCTCGGCGACGCCGTCCCCCTCCGTTTCCCCCGCGACGCCGGCCACGACCCCGACCACACCGCCCCCGACGAGCTCCGGCAGGTGA
- a CDS encoding UDP-N-acetylmuramoyl-tripeptide--D-alanyl-D-alanine ligase, producing MIALSLAEIAGIVGGQPHDVPDGSAVVTGPVVIDSREVRQGSLFAAFAGERVDGHDYAQRAVEAGAVAVLAARPVGVPAIVVDDVVAALGALARAAVERLGTTVVALTGSAGKTSTKDLIAQLLERKAPTVWTPGSLNNEIGLPLTALRATAETRHLVLEMGARGIGHIHYLADLTPPRIGLVLNVGSAHIGEFGSREAIAQAKGELVEVLPEDGAAILNADDPLVRAMSSRTKARVLLFGEAADADVRGENVRLTDDGRPAFELHTPTGCSDVTLRLYGEHHVSNALAAAAVAHELGMSVTEIADALSGAGTLSRWRMEVTERPDGVTVVNDAYNANPESMKAALRALAAMGKARRADGGRTWAVLGQMAELGDASLAEHDAVGRLAVRLNVSKLVAVGGKEASWLQLGAYNEGSWGEESVHVSDAQAAVDLLRSELRPGDVVLVKASRSVGLEKVALALLETTEGEVAVR from the coding sequence GTGATCGCCCTTTCCCTCGCCGAGATCGCCGGAATCGTCGGCGGGCAGCCGCACGACGTACCGGACGGCTCCGCAGTCGTCACCGGCCCCGTCGTCATCGACTCCCGGGAGGTGCGGCAGGGCTCCCTGTTCGCCGCGTTCGCGGGCGAGCGGGTCGACGGCCACGACTACGCGCAGCGCGCCGTCGAGGCGGGCGCGGTGGCCGTGCTCGCCGCCCGGCCCGTCGGCGTCCCGGCGATCGTCGTCGACGACGTCGTGGCCGCGCTCGGAGCTCTCGCCCGCGCCGCCGTCGAACGCCTCGGCACCACCGTCGTCGCGCTGACCGGATCGGCGGGCAAGACGTCCACGAAGGACCTGATCGCCCAGCTCCTGGAGCGCAAGGCGCCCACGGTCTGGACGCCCGGCTCCCTCAACAACGAGATCGGTCTGCCGCTCACCGCGCTGCGCGCCACGGCGGAAACCCGCCACCTCGTGCTGGAGATGGGTGCGCGGGGCATCGGCCACATCCACTACCTCGCGGACCTGACGCCGCCGCGCATCGGTCTGGTCCTCAACGTGGGCAGTGCCCACATCGGGGAGTTCGGCAGCCGCGAGGCCATCGCCCAGGCCAAGGGCGAGCTCGTCGAGGTCCTTCCGGAGGACGGCGCCGCGATCCTCAACGCCGACGACCCGCTCGTGCGGGCGATGTCGTCCCGCACAAAAGCCCGGGTGCTCCTGTTCGGAGAGGCCGCGGATGCGGACGTACGGGGAGAGAACGTGCGGCTCACGGACGACGGCCGCCCCGCTTTCGAGCTCCACACACCCACCGGGTGCAGCGACGTGACCTTGCGCCTGTACGGTGAGCACCACGTGTCGAACGCGCTCGCCGCGGCCGCCGTCGCCCATGAGTTGGGCATGTCCGTGACCGAGATCGCCGATGCGCTCTCCGGGGCGGGCACCCTCTCCCGCTGGCGCATGGAGGTCACCGAGCGTCCGGACGGTGTGACGGTCGTCAATGACGCCTACAACGCGAACCCCGAATCCATGAAGGCCGCACTCCGTGCGCTGGCCGCCATGGGCAAGGCCCGACGGGCAGACGGGGGGCGCACGTGGGCGGTGCTCGGTCAGATGGCCGAGCTCGGTGACGCGTCGCTCGCCGAGCACGACGCCGTCGGACGGCTCGCCGTCCGGCTCAACGTCAGCAAGCTCGTCGCTGTCGGAGGAAAAGAAGCCTCCTGGCTGCAACTGGGCGCATATAACGAGGGTTCGTGGGGTGAGGAGTCGGTGCACGTGTCCGACGCACAGGCGGCCGTCGACCTGTTGCGCAGTGAACTGCGCCCGGGAGACGTCGTGCTGGTGAAGGCGTCCCGGTCGGTCGGCCTGGAGAAGGTCGCCCTGGCACTGCTGGAGACGACCGAGGGCGAGGTCGCCGTCCGATGA
- the mraY gene encoding phospho-N-acetylmuramoyl-pentapeptide-transferase, with protein MRQILFAGAIGLFLTLVGTPLLIKLLARKGYGQFIRDDGPRTHGSKKGTPTMGGIAFILATIIAYVLAKVITGEEMRFSGVLVLFLMAGMGLVGFLDDYIKIVKQRSLGLRAKAKMAGQLIVGIAFAVLSLQFADIRGNTPASTRLSFVEDFGWSIGPVLFVVWALFMILAMSNGVNLTDGLDGLATGASVMVFGAYTFIGLWQFQESCANATTLTNPQACFEVRDPLDLAVVASALMGACFGFLWWNTSPAKIFMGDTGSLALGGALAGLAICSRTEFLMAILGGLFVMITMSVVIQVGSFKMTGKRVFRMAPLQHHFELKGWSEVLVVVRFWIIQGMCVIVGLGLFYAGWAAKK; from the coding sequence ATGAGGCAGATCCTCTTCGCGGGGGCCATAGGGCTCTTCCTGACCCTGGTCGGTACCCCGCTGCTGATCAAACTTCTGGCCCGCAAGGGCTACGGGCAGTTCATCCGGGACGACGGCCCGCGTACCCACGGCAGTAAAAAGGGCACGCCCACCATGGGTGGTATCGCCTTCATCCTGGCGACGATCATCGCGTACGTCCTGGCCAAGGTGATCACCGGCGAGGAGATGCGCTTCTCCGGCGTCCTCGTCCTGTTCCTGATGGCCGGGATGGGCCTCGTCGGCTTCCTCGACGACTACATCAAGATCGTGAAGCAGCGCTCGCTGGGTCTGAGGGCCAAGGCCAAGATGGCCGGCCAGCTGATCGTCGGCATCGCCTTCGCGGTGCTCTCGCTCCAGTTCGCGGACATCCGGGGCAACACCCCGGCTTCGACCCGGCTCTCGTTCGTCGAGGACTTCGGCTGGTCCATCGGCCCGGTGCTGTTCGTGGTCTGGGCGCTGTTCATGATCCTGGCGATGTCCAACGGCGTGAACCTGACGGACGGTCTGGACGGCCTGGCCACCGGCGCGTCGGTGATGGTCTTCGGCGCGTACACCTTCATCGGTCTCTGGCAGTTCCAGGAGTCCTGCGCCAACGCGACCACGCTCACCAACCCACAGGCCTGCTTCGAGGTACGCGACCCACTCGATCTCGCGGTCGTCGCCTCGGCACTGATGGGCGCCTGCTTCGGCTTCCTGTGGTGGAACACCTCACCCGCGAAGATCTTCATGGGTGACACCGGTTCGCTCGCCCTCGGCGGCGCGCTCGCCGGCCTGGCCATCTGCTCCCGCACGGAGTTCCTGATGGCCATCCTCGGTGGCCTCTTCGTGATGATCACGATGTCGGTGGTCATCCAGGTCGGCTCCTTCAAGATGACCGGCAAGCGGGTCTTCCGAATGGCGCCGCTACAGCACCACTTCGAACTCAAGGGGTGGTCCGAAGTCCTTGTCGTGGTCCGCTTCTGGATCATCCAGGGCATGTGCGTGATCGTCGGACTGGGCCTCTTCTACGCGGGATGGGCAGCCAAGAAGTGA
- the rsmH gene encoding 16S rRNA (cytosine(1402)-N(4))-methyltransferase RsmH has product MSQTRHVPVMLQRCLDLLAPALEATGPQPPVVVDCTLGLGGHSEALLAAFPTARLVALDRDKEALRLSGERLAPYGDRATLVHAVYDELPEVLDRLGIPKVQGVLFDLGVSSMQLDEADRGFAYAQDAPLDMRMDQTTGIGAAEVLNTYPPGELVRILRAYGEEKQAKRIVSAVVREREKEPFSNSARLVELIRDSLPQAAKRTGGNPAKRTFQALRIEVNGELTVLERAVPAAVRSLAVGGRIAVLSYHSLEDRLVKQVFAAGAANTAPPGLPVVPERYQPRLKLLTRGAELPTEEEVAENRRAAPARLRGAQRIREEER; this is encoded by the coding sequence TTGAGCCAGACCCGACACGTCCCGGTGATGCTCCAGCGATGCCTGGACCTGTTGGCCCCGGCTCTGGAGGCGACAGGACCGCAGCCCCCGGTCGTCGTCGACTGCACCCTCGGTCTCGGCGGGCACAGCGAGGCCCTCCTCGCGGCGTTCCCCACCGCCCGGCTGGTCGCCCTGGACCGGGACAAGGAGGCCCTGCGCCTCTCCGGCGAGCGCCTCGCCCCGTACGGCGACCGCGCGACCCTGGTGCACGCCGTCTACGACGAACTGCCCGAGGTCCTCGACCGGCTGGGGATCCCCAAGGTCCAGGGCGTGCTGTTCGACCTCGGCGTCTCCTCCATGCAACTGGACGAGGCCGACCGCGGCTTCGCGTACGCCCAGGACGCGCCGCTCGACATGCGCATGGACCAGACGACCGGAATCGGCGCCGCCGAGGTGCTCAACACCTATCCGCCGGGCGAACTCGTAAGGATCCTGCGCGCGTACGGCGAGGAGAAGCAGGCCAAGCGCATCGTCTCGGCGGTCGTGCGTGAACGCGAGAAGGAACCCTTCAGCAACAGCGCCCGCCTGGTCGAGCTGATCCGTGACTCCCTGCCGCAGGCCGCCAAGCGCACCGGAGGCAACCCGGCCAAGCGCACCTTCCAGGCCCTGCGCATCGAGGTCAACGGTGAGCTCACCGTCCTGGAGCGGGCCGTACCGGCCGCGGTGCGGAGCCTCGCCGTCGGTGGCCGGATCGCAGTCCTCTCGTACCACTCGCTGGAGGACCGCCTGGTCAAGCAGGTCTTCGCGGCGGGTGCGGCCAATACGGCGCCGCCCGGACTGCCCGTGGTCCCCGAGCGCTACCAGCCCCGGCTGAAGCTGCTGACCCGCGGCGCCGAACTGCCCACCGAGGAAGAGGTCGCCGAGAACCGGCGTGCCGCCCCCGCGAGGCTGCGTGGCGCCCAGCGGATCCGCGAGGAGGAGCGGTGA